CGATGACGGGCAGCAGTAGCCGCCACCAGAGCCGGCGCCTGCGCAGACCGGTGTTCCGTACGACGCCGAGCGGCTCGATGGCCACCGAACTCAGCGCGGACTGGGTGACCACGACGGCGGCGACCGGCACCGCGAGCAGGATGAGCAGGGCGAGCGAGGGCACCGGGCTCACGTCGGACGGGAAGGCGCTGAATCCCCAGAGCCGTACGTGGCCCACGATCTGACGGAGCATCAGGAACAGTGCGGAGCCGACGGCCAGCCCGAGCACGGCGCCGAACAGGGTCTCCCCCGCCGCGATCCGCCGCACCGTCCTGGCGTCGGCCCCCACCAGCCGCAGCGCCGCCAGCCTGCGGTCCCTGCGGTCGCCGCCGAAGCGGACGGCGGTGGCGATGAAGATCGTCACCGGCACCAGCAGCACCACGCACATCAGGATGACCAGCACCATGAGCAGCGGATCGAACGGTGGGGTGGACTCGTCGACCCCGTAGCCGGCCGACCGGATGCCGACGCCCTCGACGGTCAGCGTCGAACTGCCGGTGTAGAAGCGCAGTTCGCCGGGGTCGACCAGACCCGCGTCGCCGACCGTGCCGACGATCCGTTCGTCCAGCCGCTGCGCCAGCAGCGCGCCTTCGGACGTCCCGAGCAGTTCGCGCAGCGCGGGCGAGACGACCATCTCGCCGGGACCGGGGATCTTCGCGACGCCGGGTGGCGGCGGCGCGTTCGCACCCTCCGGGCGCAGCAGCAGCCCGGTCACGGGGTCGCCGCGGTACTCGGTGCTCGCCTCGGCCCACAGGAAGGTGCTGTCCGTGCTGCCCTTGCCGGGCTTCTGCGAGCTCGCGTTCGTCGTCTCGCGCGCCTGGGTGCGGTTCTCGCGGGTGTCGAGAAGGTGCGGTACGGCGGCGGCGGCGAAGAGCAGCGCGACACCGAGGCCGATACCGAGCGCGGTCAGCGCCGTACGGGCCCAGCCCTCCCGGCCGCCGGACACGGCGAGGCGCATGCCGAGCACGAGGTCGCGCGCCCAGGCGCGCACGCCGGTGGGAGTGGCGGCCGGGGACGGCCGGGGCGGCGGGGAGTGCGGAGGCGCCTCCCGGTCGAGGAGCGTCATGCCGCGCGCCCCACGCGGCCGCGACCGCCACCGCCGGCGCCCTGACCGCCGCCGGTGCCCTGGCCGCCGCCGAGGTAGTGGTCGATGTCGCGCGTCTTCCCGTCCCGTACGACGACCTCGCGGTCGGAGTACGCGGCGACCCGCACCTCGTGCGTCACCAGGACGACGGCCGTGCCCGCCGACCGGGCCGCGCCCGTCAGCAGCTCCATCACGCGTTCACCGTTGAGCGAGTCGAGCGCACCGGTCGGCTCGTCGGCGAAGAGCACCCGTGGCGAGGTGACGAGCGAGCGGGCGACGGCGATGCGCTGCCCCTGACCGCCGGAGACCTCGCCGGGGCGCTGGGCCCGGACGTCGGTGACCTCCAGCCGCTCCATCCACTCCAGCGCGATCCGCTCCGCCTCCTTGCGGCGGGTGCCGCTCAGACGCAGCGGCAGCGCCACGTTCTCCAGACAGGTCAGTTCGGGTACGAGCTGGCCGAACTGGAAGACGAAGCCGAAGTCTGTACGGCGCAGGGTGCTGCGCGCGCCGTCGGACAGGTCCGTGATGTCGCGGCCCTGGTAGGTGATGGACCCGGAGTCGGCGGGCACGATGCCGGCGAGGCAGTGCAGCAGCGTCGACTTGCCGGATCCCGACGGGCCCATGACGGCGACGACCTCACCGGCGTGGATGGAGAACGAGGCGCCGTCGAGGGCGGGGGTGGCGCCGTACGTCTTGCGCAGGTCGTACGCGGTGAGCAGCGAGCCCTCGGGGGCCGCCGGGGTGCCGGGGGCTCGGGACGCGGACGACGCCGACCCCGAGGCGACCGACGCGGACGATGCCCCGGACGGGGACGAGGACGCGGCGCTCATCGGCGTACCTCCTCGGCGAGCCTGTCCAGGCGCGCGGCCGTCAGTTCCAGCCAGCGCAGATCCGCCTCCAGATGGAACAGCGCGTGGTCGCAGATGAGCTGGTCGGAGAGGTCGCCGTGCCGCTTGCGCTCGGTCAGGACGCGCATCAGCCGCAGATGCTCGGCCCGCTGTGTGTCGAGCAGATCGGCGGCGCTGCGGCCGGTGAGCAGCGAGATGACGACCTTCGTGTAGAGGGTCGACTGGAGATACGGTTCCGGCTTCTCCGGCTGCGCGAGCCAGCGCTCGACGTCGGTGATGCCGGCTTCGGTGATCGCGTACCGCTTTCGCTCGGGCCCCCCGCCGGCCTCCACACCGTCGACCTCGACGAGCCCGTTCTTCAGCAGCCGGGACATGGTCGAGTAGACCTGTCCGTAGTGCAGGGGGCGATCGTGGCCGAAGGAGTCGTCGAAGGCTCGCTTCAGGTTGTAGCCGTGCTGAGGGCCTGATTCGAGAAGCCCGAGGAGGGTGTGTCCGATTGACATGGCGAACACTCTACACACCGCGTATACATGCCGTGTATAGCGATACGGCAACGAACCACCGGAACACCTCTGAGCTGCCCTTTTCCTCTCCCGGCCGCTGCCGTCGGCCTTGACCGCAGACGTGGGCCCCGCCGATTCATTGACAGGCCCAACCCCGGTTGTTTGGATGCGGCAAGCGCTTTCTGGCCGAGTTTGGAGCATTGCCTTGCAGCTCTCGCGCCGCACCCTTTTGACGATGTTGCCCGCGTCCGCCCTGCTCGCCGTGGCCGCGCCCCTGCGGGCGCGAGCCGCCGGGCGGCCGACCGCCGCGAGCGCCAGTGGCGCCGCCGAACCCGGCGCCGACCACGCCGCGCTCCTCGCCAACACCGTCGCGATCTTCGCCGGCACCGCCGAGTCCAACGCCCGCCCCGAGGTGGCCGCCAAGCTCGCCGCCATCACCTCGACGGCGCGCACGCGCCTCGCCGCGCTGGACGGCGCCGGACCCGGGGAACTCTTCAAGGGCGTCGCCCTCGGCACGAGCGACGCGAACCTCAACACCTCGTACCAGTACCTGTACGAGATCGCCCTCGCCACCCGTACCCCCGGCCCCGCCGCCTCGGACCTCCGCGACAACGTGAGCGTCCAACGACGCGTCATCGACGGCCTGGTGCTCCTCCACGACGCGTACTACGGCGACCAGTCGAAGGGTTACTACGGCAACTGGTTCAACTGGGAGATCGGCATCTCGGCGAGCGTGAGCAGGACCCTCGTCCTGTTGAAGGACGAACTCGCCGCCCACAAGCCGGATCTGACGGCCACTTACGTCTCCTCGATGGACGCCTATCTGCGCAACGGCAAGGACGGCGACGTCGACCTCGACTCGCGCTTCCACACCGGCGCCAACCTCGCCGACATCACCACCAACCGCATCCTCCAGGGCGCGGTCACCGGCGACGACGCGCGCGTGGTCAAAGCGGTCGCCGACCAGCTGACGGTGTACGCGACGGTGGATCCGTACAACCCCCGGCACGGCGTCACCGACGGCTTCTACGCGGACGGGTCCTTCATCCAGCACGACTCCGTCGCCTACACCGGCTCGTACGGCAAGGTCCTGCTCACCCGCGCCGTGCAGACCGTCAAGATCCTCGAAGGCACCGATTACCTCGGCACCGGCAACGGTGCCGGCACAGGTACCGGCTCCGGCACCGGCGATCTGGTGGCCGTCGTGCGCGGCTGGGTGGCCGACGGCTTCGCCCCGCTCATCTTCGAGGGCTGGATGATGGAGATCGTCAAGGGCCGCGGAGTGTCGCGGACAGCGACCGGTTACACGGACGTCGCCGTCGTCGTGGAGGCCGTCGTAGACCTCTCGGGACACTCCACCGGCGCCGACGCCACCGCCCTCCAGGGGTACGTCAAGTTCGTGCGCCAGACGTCGAAGGCCGCGCTCGACCCCGCCGTCTTCGTCTCACCGGTCAGCGTCGCGCGCTACGCCGACATCCTCGCCGACGCATCCGTCCCGTCCGCGGACCTCGGTGACGCCGAGAGCCACACCGCGTTCAACGCGATGGACAAGACCGTGCACCGGCGCCCGGGTTACGCGTTCGCGCTGGCCCGCAGCTCCGACCGGATCAGCAAGTACGAGTACATGAGCGGCGAGAACCTGATGCCGTGGTTCCAGGGCGACGGCGCGCACTATCTGTATCTCGCGGGCCAGGACCAGACCCGGTCCTTCGGCATCGACTACTACACGACCGTGTCGCCGTACCGGCTGGCCGGCGTGACCGCGCCCGTGGAGACGCGCCGGACGATCCCCGAGCTGTACGGCACCGCCTGGTACGACAACCCGGAGCGCGGCTTCACCTCGTCCTCCGAGTCGCAGAACACGTACGTCTACTTCCCGCGCGGCACCAACTCCCTCTCCGGGGGCGCCCGCCTCGGCGCGTACGGCGCGGTCGGCCTCGTGCTGGGCGACGACGTCGCGTACGCGGCGAAGCAGGCCGGCGAACTGCCCGACGACTTCGTCGTCCACCGCAACGCAACCGCCACCAAGTCGTGGTTCATGCTCGACGACGAGATCGTCGTCCTGGCGGCCGGGGTCGGTGACGCGGCGGGCCGCGCGGTGACGACCACGCTCGACAGCAGGATCGCCGCCGCGTCGGACGCCGTCACGGTGACGGGGCGTCTGCGCGACGGTGCGACGTGGCCGCGCGGTGGGGACGGGAACGCGGGCGGGAGTACGGCGCCGGGCCCGGTGGCCTGGCTGCGTTACGCCGATGCCGGGCAGGGGATCGCGGTCGGATACGTGTTCCTGGACGGCGGCGGGGACAGCCGTCCGACGGTCGCGCTCGACACGGTCACCAGGAGCCGGCGCGTCGTCCGTACGTCCAACCCCGACACCCCGGTCACCAAGCAGGTGTTCTCCCTGTCCGTCGACCAACCGGCGGGCGCACGGCCGCTGTCGATGGCGCACGCGCTCGTACCGAACGCCACGGAGCGGCAGTTGAAGGCGTACGGCGCGGGGCGCGGGCACGGGAGCGGCGCGGGGCGCGGCCCGCTGTCGGTCGTCGCCAACACCACCCGTGTCCAGGCCGTCGAACACCGCGGGCTGTCCCTCCTCGCCGCCAACACCTTCACGCCCGGCACCCACCGCGCCGGCCTTCTGTCGATCGACGGCGCCGCGTCGGTGCTCCTGCGGACGTCACACGACGGCACGGTCTCGGTAGCGGTCTGCGACCCGACGATGGCGCGGAACACGGTCTCGGTCACCGTGGGCGGCCGCCGGCTGCGCGCCGTGTCGTCCGACGACAGGGTCCGCGTCCGGGAGGTACCCGGCGGCACGCGTATCGACGTCGACACCCACCAGGCGCACGGGCGAAGCCTGACCGCGCGGCTGCGGTAGGACGCGGCCGGAATCGCGGCCGGATCCGTCCCCCGAGGGCGACTTTCGGCCAACGATTGAGCTCGCGCCGGTTCACAGACAACCCACAGCACCCTCTCCGGCCTCTCACTGGCAGGGGAGACAGTTCCGCGATCGGAGACCGTACTTCGCGCCGGCTGTTCGTCCACCGTCCACGCAGGCATTCGGAGAACTCGGAACACTCGGAAAACGAGGAACGATGACCAGAACGCACAACGTCCGGCTCCGGCGTTCGGTGATGGCCGCCACCGCGGCGCTCGCCGTGACCGCGGGAGTCGTGGCCGCGGCGCCCGAAGGCGAGGCGGCGCAGACCACGCCGAAGCTCAGCCTGATCGCCGCGACCAAGTCGCTGACGCTCGACTCGTGGAAGGAGGACCCGGGCGTCTACCTCGACCTCGGTACCTACCTCACGGCCGAGGGCGCGCCCTTCGAACTCAAGGTGACCCGTAAGTCGTACAAGGACCCGGTCGTCGCCGAGCAGATCATCCACGACGGCGACAAGACCACCGCCAAGGCCCTGCCGGCCGGGCTGGTGAAGGACTTCTCGGGGCTGCCGGGCTTCGCGCAGATCACCATCACCGACACGAACCGCAAGGTCGTGGTCAACAGGACCGAGAAGTACTGCCCGAACAACGCCGCCGGGCGCATCGACCCCGACGGGTCGGCCAAGTCGAAGTACCCGGAGAGCTGCCCGGAGAACGCGTTCACCCTCGGTTCGGTGTGGGGCGTCGAGAAGGGCTGGGCGTCCAACACGTACGCGGGCTACGCCTCCAAGCCGGTCCAGCTCGCCGCCGGCAAGTACCAGGCCAAGGTGTCGGTGACCAAGCGCTACCGCGACCTCTTCGGCATCTCCAACAAGCCGCAGCTCATCAACCTGACTGTGCGCGAGCGCAGTTGGGAGGACGAGGACGGCGCTGCCGGGCCGCGCAGCAAGAGCGCGGCGTCCGGTCACAGCGGCCACGACATGGCGAACATGAAGGGCATGGCCGGCATGTCCGGGCACGCCGGCCACGGTGCGACGCGCTCCGAGGCCCCCGCCGCCCCGACCAGCGGCGCCGGTCCCTCGTACAACGTGGGCCACGGCCCGCTCATCCCCGCGCCGCCGGCCCTGCCGTGGGCGCTGAAGAAGGCTTCGCTGCGGACCGCGACGGCTCCCGTCGGTGACGGCCCCGGCCGCACGGACGGCTCGCGCCAGGCGCCCGCCGTCGAGCCCAACGCCAAGCGCCCGACCGGCAAGGCGCTGGTCCCGGACGTGCCGAAGCCCGACCTGCGTTCGCTGCCCGCCTACGGCATCGAGATCAGCGACGGCGGCATGGACGTCAAGGGCAAGGACTACCTCGCCTTCAGCGCCAACGTCTGGAACGCCGGTCCCGCGCAGCTCGTCGTGGACGGCTTCCGCAGCCCCGGCAAGGAGCTGATGGACGCCTACCAGTACTTCTACGACGCGGACGGCAAGCAGGTCGGCTACACCCCGACCGGCACCATGGAGTGGGACCCGCGGCCGGGCCACGAGCACTGGCACTTCACCGACTTCGCCAGCTACCGGCTGCTGAAGGCGGACCAGAAGGAGTCGGTGCGCAGCGGCAAGGAGGCGTTCTGCCTGGCGAACACCGACGCCGTCGACTACACGGTGAAGAACGCCAACTGGCACCCGGGCAACACCGATCTGTCCACCGCGTGCGGCCAGGAGAACTCGATCTCCGTCCGTGAGGTGCTGGACGTCGGCTCCGGCGACACGTACACGCAGGACCTGCCGGGTCAGTCCTTCGACATCACCAACCTGGCGAACGGCACCTACTACATCCAGGTGCTCGCCAACCCCGAGAACCGTCTCAAGGAGACGAACCTCGACAACAACAGCGCGCTGCGCAAGGTCGTCCTGGGCGGCAAGCCGGGCGCGCGTACGGTGAAGGTGCCGGCGCACGACCTGGTCGACGCCAACTGACCTCGCTCGCACGGTAGTCACACTCGATCGGCCCCCGGGATCCTCCGTCCCGGGGGCCGATGCCGTCCGGCGCCTTCCGTCACCGCGGATCGATGACGGCCCTGCCGTGGAGCCGCCGTCCGAGAAGTGCCCCGACCGCTTCCGGCGCCCTGTCCCAGCCGCCGCGCCAGGAGATCCGCGCGTCGAGTTAGCCGGCGGCGACCTTGGCCGCGAGCATGCCGAGGTCGGGGGCGAGGCCGTGGCAGCCGAACAGACAGAAGACGTCGACGAGTTGATCGCCGCCGACGAGATCGACAACTCCGTCGACGGGCGCGTCGAGCCCCGCGGGTCCGGCGACCACCTCGTGCGCGCCGAGCGCCCTCAGGCTCTCCCCATGGGCGTCCCGGTCGCCGGTGGAGGCGATGACGTGCGCGCCGCCGAGCTTGGCGAGCTGTACGGCGTACCGCCCGGTGCCGCCCGTCGCGGCGGTGACCAGGATCCGCCTGCCGAGGATCGGACCGATCCGGCGCAGCGCGCGCAGGGCGCCGGCGCCTGCCACGGGGAAGGTGCCGATGGCCCCGAGGTCGGCGCCGGGCGGGACCGTGCCGATCAAGTCGGAGACGGGATTTCAGCCCGCGATCAGCCGTGTCTCAACGTCTCCCCGTCCGCTGAAACCGTGGTGCGGCCGCCGTGAAAGCGGCCGGGCGCAAGCTCTGTGCCAGAAGGAAGACGGCGCGAGCCCACCGGGGGCCGCGACAGAGTTGAGGAGCACATCACCATGGCCATCACCCTTACCGCCCAGGACAAGGTCACCCTGCGGACCGCCGCGTACGGCGCCGTCACTCTGATGAGCGCGGCCGGTGCGGCCGGGTCGCCCCACCGGGCCGCCACCGAGGGCAGCATCGCCCTGGCCAACGCGACCGGCCCGGTCGGGCACGTGCTCGCCGAGAAGACGAAGATCAAGGACCTGAACCACAAGTCCACGGCCGAACTCGCCGACCGCGTGCTGCCGGCCCTGACAGCGACCATGAGCCTGCTCAAGAAGCAGGATCCGGCGGAGGCCGACAACTTCCGCGGCACCGTCACCGTCGCCGTCGAGGCATCAGCCCGGACCCACCGCGGCGAGCCCGGTCCCGCCATGGCCGAGATGGCCCGCAAGATCACCGGCGCCCTCGACGCCGCCTGACGGCCGACCGGGGCGGCGGGGCGGCGGGGCGCTGAAAAAGGCCCCGTCGACCGGCGTCCCACGCACAGCCGTCGCCCCGCCGGCCGGAACCCGTCTTGCGAACCTCGATCCCGAGGTTCGCAAGACGGGTTCCGTGCGTTCGGTGGACGGGAGGCCCGGCGGGCCGCCGGTGCCCGAGGCGGCAGCGCCGGTTCCACCCGCCGGGGCCTTGGCTAATCTGCACGGGTGACTACCGACCTGACCCTGCTGCCACGTGTCGCCCATCGCGGCCACGAGGTCACCGCGCCCCGGCTCCGCGGGCTCCTCGCGCTGCTCGCGGGCGACCTGCGCACGGGCTGCAGCACCGAGCGGCTGGTCGAAGGGTTGTGGCAGCCGGACGAGTTGCCCGAGCGGCCGGGGCGGGCGCTACAGGTCCTCGTGTCCCGGGCGCGGGCGCAACTGGGCGCCGATCTCATCGCGAGCACGCCGACCGGATACCGGCTCGCCCTCGCCGAGGACCAGGTCGACACCTCCGCCCTGCTGCTGCACGCCGCCGCGAGCGCGGACCGGGCCAGGGCCGGGGACTACGCGGGATCCCTCGCCGCGGCCGAGGCAGGCCTCGCGCTGTGGGAGGGCACACCCGACGGGGCCGGTGACACCGACGACCCCGTCTACGCGCTGCGCGCCGAGCGCGAGCCGGTGCGCGGGGCCCTCATACGTACGCGTGCGCTCGCACTCGCGCGCCTGGGACGGCATGCGGAAGCGGCCGGTCCGCTCGGCGTGGCCGCCTCGGAGCATCCGCGCGACGAGGAGGTGCTCGCCGAGCTGCTGCGCGGCGTGGCGGCGACGACAGGCCCGTCCGCCGCGCTGGCACGGTACGAGGCGTACCGCCGCGAGCTGCGCGACGATCTCGGCACCGATCCCGGCGCCGGACTCAAGGCCGTACAGCAGGAGTTGCTGGTCGGCGAGGCGCCGGTGGTCAGGCACGGCGTACCGCACGAGCCCAACCCGCTCCTCGGCAGGGACGAGCACATCGCGGCCCTCCAGGGGCTGCTGCGCACCTCCCGCGCCGTCACCGTCATCGGCCCCGGCGGTCTCGGCAAGACCCGGATCGCCCACGCCGTCAGCCGCCGGGCCGAGCAGCGGGTGGTGTATTTCGTACCGCTCGCCGGTGTCACCGCGGACGCGGACGTCGCCGCCGAGGTGGCCTCCGCGCTCGGTACGGGCGAGGGGCGACCAGGCGCCGGGGGCGGCACCGGCCCGGCCGCGGTGGTGTCCGGCATCCTCGGCGTGCTCGGCACCGGGCCGGCGCTGCTGGTCCTGGACAACTGCGAGCAGGTCGTACGCGGCGCCTCCGACCTCGTACAGGCCCTGGTCTCGTCCTCGAAGGACCTGCGGGTGCTCGCCACGAGCAGGGCGCCCCTCGGTCTCATGTCGGAGGCGGTGTACGCGCTGCCGGAGCTGGGGCTCGACACCTCCATCGAGCTGTTCACGCAGCGGGCGCGGGCCGCCCGGCCCGGAGTCGAGCTGCCGCCGGACGCGGTGGCCGGGCTCTGCCGCCACCTCGACGGGCTGCCGCTCGCCGTGGAGCTGGCCGCGGCGCGGGTGCGAGTGCTCTCCGTGCCGGAGATAGCCCGCCGCCTCGGCGACCGCTTCGCGCTGCTGCGCGGCGGCGCGCGGGACGTGCCGGAGCGCCACCGGACGCTGTACGCGGTCGTGGAGTGGAGCTGGAACCTCCTCGCGGAGGAGGCAAAGGCCGCGCTGCGTCTGCTGTCCGTCTTTCCGGGCGGCTTCTCCGGGGAGGCGGCGGAGCGGGTACTCGGCGAGGACGCGCTGTTCCTGCTGGAACAACTGGCCGATCAGTCGCTGCTCACCGTCGCCGACACCCCGTCCGGTGTGCGGTTCCGAATGCTGGAGACCGTACGGGAGTTCAGCGCCGCCCGGCGTACGGAGGCGGGCGAGGACGAGGAGGCCGTCGACCGGTTCCTGGCCTGGGCGCGGGAGTTCGGGGTCGCGTACCACGACTGGTTCTTCGGCACGGAGCCGCGCGCCGCCTGGGAGCGGATCAGGGCCGAGCAGGACAACCTCGTACTGGCCCTGCGGCACGCCCTGGCCCGTACGGACGCCCCCACCATCGCCGCCCTCACCGCCGTCCTGGCCGCTCTGTGGGCAACCGACTCCAGCTTCCCCCGCCTGGCCGCCCTCGCCGCAGACACCGGCCCGCCCCTGTCGCACTACCACCCCGAGCCCGAATACGTCGAAGTCGCCCGCTCCGCCGCGGCGTTGTGCACGGCGGGCCTGTTCATGGGCCACGGCCCGGTCGCCGTACGCCAGCTCGTCACTCTCCGACGGCTGCCCACGGCCCCGCCGGACACGCTGATGCGGGCCATCGCGGCGGTGCTGAGCGCGATCCCCGAGATGCTGTCTCCCGACTACGACGTACTGCGGGGGCTCTGCGACAGCGAGCAGCCGCTGGTCGCCGGCGTCGCCGAGTGCATAGCCACCTACGTCTGGGAGTACGAGCACGACATCGACCGCGCGCTCGTCTCGGCCCGCCGGATACTCGACGAACTGGCTCCGGTCGACAATCCGTCCATGCAGCTCATGGGGCATTCCCGGCTGAGTGAGCTGTGTCTGCGGACGGGGCGGGGCGAGGACGCGTACGTGCATCTCAGGGCGGCGCTCGATGTGGTGCCGCGGCTCGGCGACGGACACGACTACCTCTTCCTCCGTACGAGCCTCGTCCTCGCCTGCCTGCAGCGCGGCAACCCCGACGAGGCCGAGTACTGGCTGCGGCAGGCGGAGAGCGACAACGCTCCGGAGGAGGACGCCTTCTACCGGCCCGGCCTCGGCGGACGCGCCGAGATCGCGCTCGCCCGCGGGCTGACGGAGGTCGGGCTCGGCCTGTGGCGCGGCGCGTTGGAGCGGATGCCCGGGGCCGGCTCGACGGACAGCGACAACCTCTGGCTGGACCCGTGGGCACTGCACATCCAGTCGGCGGCGGTGACGGCGCACGCACACGCCGGCCGTCTCGAACTGGTCGCGCGACCGGTCGAGCGGCTCCGGCAGGCGTTGCGGACCCTGCTCTCCGCTCCGTCCGGCTCGCCCATCGAGCTGCCGGTGTTCGGGGGGCTGCTGCACGCCCTCGGCATGGTGGGGATCGCGTCCGGGAACGCCGGGGAGGGGGCTGGGGCGGGTGCCGGGGAGGGGGCCGGTGCCGGTGCCGGTGCCGGTGCCGTACGGATGATCGCGCTGGCCGAACGGCTGTGCGCGCCACGCGAGTTCCAGCCGACGATGTCGGCCGAGCGCGCCCGCAAGGCAGCCGTCAACGCCGACGGGGCGGCGTACGCCGACGCTGTCTCGGAGTACGCCGCCCTGGGGCGGGACGAGTTGCGGGAGGCGGCCCGTGCCGTCATGTCCGTTACTTCGGGTCGCTGTTGAACTGCGCCTTGGACCAGTAGTAGCCGAGGGCGGAGAGAGCCAGGCACCAGGCGAGGGCGAGCCAGCCGTTGTGGCCGATCTCGGTGCCGAGGAGCAGTCCGCGCAGGGTCTCGATGGCGGGTGTGAAGGGCTGGTACTCGGCGATCGGCCGGAACCAGCCCGGCATCGTGTCCGCCGGGATGAAGGCGCTGGAGATGAGCGGGAGCAGGATCAGGGGCATGGCCATGTTGCCGGCGGCCTCGGCGTTCGGGCTGGCCAGGCCCATGCCGACCGCGATCCAGGTGAGGGCCGTGGCGAAGAGTGCGAGCAGACCGAAGGCCGCGAGCCACTCCAGGACCGTGGCGTCCGTCGACCGGAAACCGATGGCCACGGCGACGGCGCCGACGAGGACCAGGCTGGCGAGCACCTGGAGCACGCTGCCGACGACATGACCGATGATCACGGAGCCGCGGTGGATGGCCATGGTGCGGAAGCGGGCGATGATGCCCTCGGTCATATCGGTGGAGACGGAGACCGCGGCCCCGATCACCGTGCTGCCGATGGTCATCATCAGGATGCCGGGGACGATGTAGGCGATGTAGTCGGAGCGGTTCGCGCCGCCGATGCCGGCGCTCATCACGTCGCCGAAGATGTAGACGAAGAGCAGCAGCATCATGATCGGCGTGAGCAGCAGATTGAGCGTCATGGACGGGTAGCGGCGCGCGTGCAGGAGGTTGCGCCGCAGCATGGTGTTCGAGTCGCGTACGGCGAGGGCGAAGGTACTCATCGGGCGTTCTCCTTGGACTGGGTGGGGCCGGGGACGGTGGCGGTGCTGGTGGTGCTGGTGAGGGCGAAGAACACGTCGTCGAGGTCGGGGGTGTGGACGGTGAGTTCATCGGCCTCGATGCCCGCGGAGTCGAGCCAGTCGAGGATCGAGCGCAGTTCGCGCTGGCTGCCGTCGCTGGGGATCTGGAGCGACAGCGCCTCGTCGTCGCGGGTGGCGTCGCGCAGAGACACCGCGGCGCCCTGGTAGGAGGCGGGGTCGGTGAAGCGGAGTCGTACGTGTCCGCCGGGGATGAGGCGTTTCAGTTCGTCGGCGGTGCCTTCGGCGGCGATCCTGCCGTCGTTCAGCACGGCGATGCGGTCGGCGAGTTCGTCGGCCTCCTCCAGATACTGGGTGGTGAGGAAGACGGTGACACCGCCGGCGACGAGGCCGCGGATGATGCCCCACATGTTGTGACGGCTGCGCGGGTCGAGTCCGGTGGTCGGCTCGTCGAGGAAGATGATCCGCGGGCTGCCGACCAGCGTCATCGCGATGTCCAGGCGCCGCTTCATACCGCCGGAGTAGGTGGACGCGGGCTTCTTCGCGGCCTCGACCAGGTCGAACCGCTCCAGGAGTTCGGCGGTCACCCGCCTCCCCTCCGCACGGGAGAGGTGGTGCAG
This window of the Streptomyces niveus genome carries:
- a CDS encoding ABC transporter permease — its product is MSTFALAVRDSNTMLRRNLLHARRYPSMTLNLLLTPIMMLLLFVYIFGDVMSAGIGGANRSDYIAYIVPGILMMTIGSTVIGAAVSVSTDMTEGIIARFRTMAIHRGSVIIGHVVGSVLQVLASLVLVGAVAVAIGFRSTDATVLEWLAAFGLLALFATALTWIAVGMGLASPNAEAAGNMAMPLILLPLISSAFIPADTMPGWFRPIAEYQPFTPAIETLRGLLLGTEIGHNGWLALAWCLALSALGYYWSKAQFNSDPK
- a CDS encoding ATP-binding cassette domain-containing protein, whose amino-acid sequence is MTTTTPESLAIAAEGLRKSYGDKLVLDGIDLVVPTGSVFALLGPNGAGKTTAVKILSTLITTDGGQGRVGGHDLATDPQSVRAAIGVTGQFSAVDGLITGEENMLLMADLHHLSRAEGRRVTAELLERFDLVEAAKKPASTYSGGMKRRLDIAMTLVGSPRIIFLDEPTTGLDPRSRHNMWGIIRGLVAGGVTVFLTTQYLEEADELADRIAVLNDGRIAAEGTADELKRLIPGGHVRLRFTDPASYQGAAVSLRDATRDDEALSLQIPSDGSQRELRSILDWLDSAGIEADELTVHTPDLDDVFFALTSTTSTATVPGPTQSKENAR
- a CDS encoding ATP-binding protein, encoding MTTDLTLLPRVAHRGHEVTAPRLRGLLALLAGDLRTGCSTERLVEGLWQPDELPERPGRALQVLVSRARAQLGADLIASTPTGYRLALAEDQVDTSALLLHAAASADRARAGDYAGSLAAAEAGLALWEGTPDGAGDTDDPVYALRAEREPVRGALIRTRALALARLGRHAEAAGPLGVAASEHPRDEEVLAELLRGVAATTGPSAALARYEAYRRELRDDLGTDPGAGLKAVQQELLVGEAPVVRHGVPHEPNPLLGRDEHIAALQGLLRTSRAVTVIGPGGLGKTRIAHAVSRRAEQRVVYFVPLAGVTADADVAAEVASALGTGEGRPGAGGGTGPAAVVSGILGVLGTGPALLVLDNCEQVVRGASDLVQALVSSSKDLRVLATSRAPLGLMSEAVYALPELGLDTSIELFTQRARAARPGVELPPDAVAGLCRHLDGLPLAVELAAARVRVLSVPEIARRLGDRFALLRGGARDVPERHRTLYAVVEWSWNLLAEEAKAALRLLSVFPGGFSGEAAERVLGEDALFLLEQLADQSLLTVADTPSGVRFRMLETVREFSAARRTEAGEDEEAVDRFLAWAREFGVAYHDWFFGTEPRAAWERIRAEQDNLVLALRHALARTDAPTIAALTAVLAALWATDSSFPRLAALAADTGPPLSHYHPEPEYVEVARSAAALCTAGLFMGHGPVAVRQLVTLRRLPTAPPDTLMRAIAAVLSAIPEMLSPDYDVLRGLCDSEQPLVAGVAECIATYVWEYEHDIDRALVSARRILDELAPVDNPSMQLMGHSRLSELCLRTGRGEDAYVHLRAALDVVPRLGDGHDYLFLRTSLVLACLQRGNPDEAEYWLRQAESDNAPEEDAFYRPGLGGRAEIALARGLTEVGLGLWRGALERMPGAGSTDSDNLWLDPWALHIQSAAVTAHAHAGRLELVARPVERLRQALRTLLSAPSGSPIELPVFGGLLHALGMVGIASGNAGEGAGAGAGEGAGAGAGAGAVRMIALAERLCAPREFQPTMSAERARKAAVNADGAAYADAVSEYAALGRDELREAARAVMSVTSGRC